In Sporichthya polymorpha DSM 43042, a genomic segment contains:
- a CDS encoding sensor histidine kinase, with translation MKLLPTRSSGKSFDLPLFWWVIAINGAVFVVGTVALALSPATVSTRVVLSEAIVLAVGLTVMLVTNGLLLHNRLAPLDRLSRQMSSVDLLRPGQRVSPADAGTGGVAALVASYNAMLDRLEAERSASAAAALAATEAERARIARELHDEIGQSLTVVLLGLKRVADQAPPQLSEELELIQESARASLDEVRRVARRLRPGVLDDLGLLSALAALASEFTENTGLPVRRGFAPGLPALDPQAELVVYRVAQEGLTNAARHSGANRVELSLSRQGEAVVLRVADDGHGLRGAEDGAGIRGMRERALLIGADLRVGSRSGGGTEVRMLVPLRPRAGVS, from the coding sequence GTGAAGCTGCTGCCGACGAGGAGCTCCGGGAAGTCCTTCGACCTGCCCCTGTTCTGGTGGGTCATCGCGATCAACGGAGCGGTCTTCGTGGTCGGCACCGTCGCCCTGGCGTTGTCGCCGGCCACGGTGTCGACGCGGGTCGTGCTCTCCGAGGCGATCGTCCTCGCCGTCGGGCTGACCGTCATGCTCGTCACCAACGGGCTGCTGCTGCACAACCGGCTCGCCCCGCTCGACCGGCTCAGCCGCCAGATGAGCAGTGTCGACCTGCTCCGCCCGGGGCAGCGTGTCTCGCCGGCGGACGCCGGCACCGGTGGAGTCGCCGCGCTGGTCGCGAGCTACAACGCCATGCTCGACCGGCTGGAGGCCGAGCGCAGCGCGAGCGCGGCCGCCGCCTTGGCCGCGACCGAGGCCGAGCGCGCCCGGATCGCGCGCGAGCTCCACGACGAGATCGGGCAGTCCCTGACCGTCGTGCTGCTCGGGCTCAAGCGGGTCGCCGACCAGGCGCCGCCGCAGTTGTCCGAGGAGCTCGAGCTGATCCAGGAGTCCGCGCGGGCGAGCCTCGACGAGGTCCGCCGCGTCGCGCGACGGTTGCGCCCCGGCGTCCTCGACGACCTCGGGCTGCTCTCCGCCCTCGCCGCGCTCGCGTCGGAGTTCACCGAGAACACCGGCCTGCCCGTCCGGCGCGGGTTCGCCCCGGGCCTGCCCGCGCTCGACCCGCAGGCCGAGCTCGTCGTCTACCGCGTCGCGCAGGAGGGACTGACCAACGCCGCCCGGCACTCCGGCGCGAACCGCGTCGAGCTGTCCCTGTCCCGGCAGGGCGAGGCGGTCGTGCTGCGCGTCGCCGACGACGGCCACGGGCTGCGCGGGGCCGAGGACGGCGCCGGCATCCGCGGCATGCGCGAGCGGGCGCTGCTGATCGGAGCCGACCTGCGCGTCGGATCCCGCTCCGGCGGTGGCACCGAGGTCCGCATGCTCGTCCCCCTCCGACCGCGGGCGGGGGTCAGCTGA
- a CDS encoding TetR/AcrR family transcriptional regulator, which yields MTTTSPTRADAQRVRVVSTAAEIFSRQGFRATSMNEIAAAVGLSKPTLYHYFRSKEELLVRIYSEVLAESVEEARALVAAAPSPLEAIRALITARVVYTCEKQQLLKVCFEEEHELPADLADELLARRKEFEDLFLDAVTAHLAAHRATHPDAPAGPLEEMAPRVYVNTCLGAINWCYKWYRPSGPATPAELGRQIAATLTAPLER from the coding sequence GTGACGACAACAAGCCCGACCCGGGCGGACGCCCAGCGCGTCCGGGTGGTGTCGACCGCGGCCGAGATCTTCAGCCGTCAGGGCTTCCGCGCCACCTCCATGAACGAGATCGCCGCGGCCGTCGGGCTCTCGAAGCCCACGCTGTACCACTACTTCCGCAGCAAGGAGGAGCTACTCGTCCGGATCTACTCCGAGGTCCTGGCCGAGAGCGTCGAGGAGGCCCGCGCCCTCGTCGCCGCCGCCCCTTCTCCCCTGGAGGCAATCCGCGCGCTGATCACCGCGCGCGTCGTCTACACCTGCGAGAAACAGCAGCTGCTCAAGGTCTGCTTCGAGGAGGAGCACGAGCTCCCCGCCGACCTCGCCGACGAACTGCTGGCCCGGCGCAAGGAGTTCGAGGACCTGTTCCTCGACGCCGTCACCGCTCACCTCGCTGCCCACCGCGCGACCCACCCGGACGCGCCGGCCGGCCCCCTGGAGGAGATGGCGCCGCGCGTGTACGTGAACACCTGCCTGGGCGCGATCAACTGGTGCTACAAGTGGTACCGCCCGTCCGGCCCGGCCACGCCCGCCGAACTCGGCCGCCAGATCGCGGCGACCCTCACGGCCCCCCTGGAGCGTTGA
- a CDS encoding acyl-CoA carboxylase subunit beta: MSPGTADVLAAQEHARRGNVSADEHAARWPDKLPVRERLALLLDPDSFVEDGLLASAGDPDPAKVLPADGVVTGVGRIDGRRVAVIASDFTVKAGSWGARTCEKQIRILERADRDLLPVVYLVDAAGGRLTDQLGFFPGPRGASAIFHQQVTLSGRVPQICVLLGPSAAGGAYMPAFCDWVGMVEGNASMYLASPRVAEKVTGEITSLEEMGGAEMHTSVSGCADERFGSDWEAIAAARLLLSYLPDDYRSPPASVPGVPPERALHDGVVPADPNTPYDVRDVIEGVVDAGSFFEIKARWAQEMVVGLARLDGRVVGLVANQPSVRSGAIFVDSADKATRFISMCDAYNVPLLFLHDVPGFMVGAAVERAGIIRHGAKLIAAMSSADVPKISVVLRKSYAAGNYAMCAPGFSPRATLALPTATIGPMSPEASTNAVYANKIAAIADPDERAAFVAARTAEQERDLNLLRLAGELVVDAVVPPAALRAELVARLADAEGWTRRSGRRHHLISPV; encoded by the coding sequence TTGAGCCCGGGGACGGCGGACGTCCTCGCCGCGCAGGAGCACGCGCGGCGGGGGAACGTCTCGGCCGACGAGCACGCGGCGCGGTGGCCGGACAAGTTGCCGGTCCGCGAACGGCTCGCGCTCCTGCTCGACCCCGACAGCTTCGTCGAGGACGGCCTGCTGGCGAGCGCGGGCGATCCTGATCCGGCGAAGGTCCTCCCGGCCGACGGCGTCGTCACCGGCGTCGGCCGGATCGACGGGCGCCGCGTCGCGGTGATCGCCTCGGACTTCACGGTCAAGGCCGGCTCGTGGGGCGCGCGAACGTGCGAGAAGCAGATCCGCATCCTGGAGCGCGCCGACCGCGACCTGCTGCCGGTCGTCTACCTCGTCGACGCCGCGGGCGGCCGGCTGACCGACCAGCTGGGCTTCTTCCCCGGCCCCCGCGGGGCGTCGGCGATCTTCCACCAGCAGGTCACGCTGTCCGGCCGGGTGCCGCAGATCTGCGTGCTGCTCGGGCCGTCGGCCGCGGGCGGCGCCTACATGCCCGCGTTCTGCGACTGGGTCGGGATGGTCGAGGGCAACGCGTCGATGTACCTCGCGAGCCCCCGCGTCGCGGAGAAGGTGACCGGCGAGATCACGAGCCTGGAGGAGATGGGCGGCGCCGAGATGCACACGTCGGTCTCCGGCTGCGCCGACGAGCGATTCGGCTCGGACTGGGAGGCGATCGCCGCCGCGCGCCTGCTGTTGTCGTACCTGCCCGACGACTACCGATCTCCGCCCGCGTCCGTCCCCGGCGTCCCGCCCGAACGCGCGTTGCACGACGGCGTCGTCCCCGCGGACCCGAACACCCCCTACGACGTCCGCGACGTGATCGAGGGCGTGGTCGACGCCGGGTCGTTCTTCGAGATCAAGGCGCGGTGGGCGCAGGAGATGGTCGTCGGCCTCGCGCGGCTCGACGGCCGGGTCGTCGGGCTCGTCGCGAACCAGCCGAGCGTCCGCAGCGGCGCGATCTTCGTCGACTCCGCGGACAAGGCGACGCGCTTCATCTCGATGTGTGACGCCTACAACGTCCCGCTGCTGTTCCTGCACGACGTGCCCGGCTTCATGGTGGGCGCGGCGGTGGAGCGGGCCGGGATCATCCGCCACGGCGCGAAGCTGATCGCCGCGATGTCGAGCGCGGACGTCCCGAAGATCTCCGTGGTGCTGCGCAAGTCCTACGCCGCCGGGAACTACGCGATGTGCGCCCCGGGGTTCTCACCGCGCGCCACCCTCGCGCTGCCGACGGCGACGATCGGCCCGATGTCGCCGGAGGCGTCCACCAACGCGGTGTACGCGAACAAGATCGCCGCCATTGCCGACCCGGACGAGCGGGCCGCCTTCGTCGCCGCGCGCACCGCCGAGCAGGAGCGCGACCTCAACCTGCTCCGCCTCGCCGGCGAGCTCGTCGTGGACGCCGTCGTTCCGCCGGCGGCGCTGCGGGCCGAGCTCGTCGCCCGCCTCGCCGACGCCGAGGGCTGGACCCGGCGCAGCGGCCGACGACACCACCTGATCAGCCCGGTCTGA
- a CDS encoding AMP-binding protein — protein sequence MSDSETLDHLLSSPLVPLRPDWTVPERVTQLAELRDLGTDEYWEWVAAQQRWLEPWSTVRSGELGDFRYFSGGRINVADNCVDRWAEDPATADRVAIVWEGEPGDTRSLTYAELRNEVSALAAGLAQLGVQEGDVVGIYLPNLVEAFTAIHACNRLGAIYTVLFSGFGEEAVASRLLTARAKVVIVADAVYRRGKPIPLLQTLRAARPRIPTLLATVVVDRTGDLAAGSAGPLEENEIAYAEVVANGQGGLAPLPLDPNAPSFLIFTSGTESRPKGVVHSVGGFLLGTWANAHWQVGYEPGDVYWVAADVGWLTFPIQAVVGGLACGMTIACYEGALDTPTPARFYEICERHRVTKVLAAPTLWRMLRKFGDGLAAEHPLSLKLITMQGEPLDVDTFTWTTTTFDAPVVNAYGQTETGSTWAYPVYGVEPIKAGSLGTAVPGHEFAILDDAGEPVPPGTKGNLVLTAPFPTLCRTVWDDAGRYTSAYFSRFPGVYATNDEAVLDPDGHLWVLGRVDDVINVAAHRISTMEIEGALTAHPAVVEAAVVGVPDPTKGTVPVAFVTLANGVDADSAREQLATHVVGEMGGYARPATIFVTPTLPKTRTGKTMRRLLRDLVVHGKPTGDTSAMEDPAALDVVAGVVRAAQDGSASGNGA from the coding sequence ATGTCCGACAGCGAGACCCTCGACCACCTGCTCTCCTCGCCGCTCGTCCCGCTGCGGCCGGACTGGACGGTGCCGGAGCGCGTCACCCAGCTCGCGGAGCTCCGCGACCTCGGCACCGACGAGTACTGGGAGTGGGTCGCGGCGCAGCAGCGGTGGCTGGAGCCCTGGAGCACGGTGCGGAGCGGTGAGCTCGGGGACTTCCGCTACTTCTCCGGCGGCCGGATCAACGTCGCGGACAACTGTGTCGACCGCTGGGCCGAGGACCCGGCGACCGCCGACCGCGTCGCGATCGTGTGGGAGGGCGAGCCGGGCGACACCCGCAGCCTCACCTACGCCGAGCTTCGTAACGAGGTGTCAGCTCTGGCCGCGGGGCTCGCGCAGCTCGGCGTCCAGGAGGGTGACGTCGTCGGCATCTACCTGCCGAACCTCGTCGAGGCGTTCACCGCGATCCACGCCTGCAACCGCCTCGGCGCGATCTACACGGTGCTGTTCTCCGGGTTCGGTGAGGAGGCGGTCGCGTCGCGGTTGCTGACCGCGCGGGCGAAGGTCGTGATCGTCGCGGACGCGGTCTACCGGCGCGGCAAGCCGATCCCGCTGTTGCAGACGTTGCGGGCCGCGCGGCCGCGGATTCCGACGCTGCTCGCGACCGTCGTCGTCGACCGGACCGGCGACCTCGCGGCGGGCAGCGCCGGCCCGCTGGAGGAGAACGAGATCGCGTACGCCGAGGTCGTCGCGAACGGGCAGGGCGGGCTCGCCCCGCTGCCGCTCGACCCCAACGCGCCCTCGTTCCTGATCTTCACCTCGGGCACGGAGTCGCGACCGAAGGGCGTCGTGCACTCCGTCGGCGGCTTTCTGCTCGGCACGTGGGCGAACGCGCACTGGCAGGTCGGGTACGAACCCGGGGACGTGTACTGGGTCGCCGCCGACGTCGGCTGGCTGACGTTCCCCATCCAGGCCGTCGTCGGCGGGCTCGCGTGCGGGATGACGATCGCCTGTTACGAGGGCGCGCTCGACACCCCGACGCCCGCGCGGTTCTACGAGATCTGCGAGCGCCACCGCGTCACCAAGGTCCTCGCCGCGCCGACGTTGTGGCGCATGCTGCGCAAGTTCGGGGACGGTCTCGCGGCCGAGCACCCGTTGAGCCTGAAGCTGATCACCATGCAGGGCGAGCCCCTCGATGTCGACACCTTCACCTGGACGACGACGACCTTCGACGCCCCCGTCGTCAACGCGTACGGCCAGACCGAGACGGGGTCGACGTGGGCCTACCCCGTGTACGGCGTCGAACCGATCAAGGCCGGGTCGCTCGGCACCGCGGTGCCGGGGCACGAGTTCGCGATCCTCGACGACGCCGGCGAGCCCGTGCCGCCGGGCACGAAGGGCAACCTCGTCCTCACCGCGCCGTTCCCGACGCTGTGCCGGACGGTGTGGGACGACGCCGGCCGGTACACGTCGGCGTACTTCTCCCGCTTCCCTGGCGTGTACGCCACCAACGACGAGGCCGTGCTCGACCCCGACGGGCACCTGTGGGTGCTCGGCCGCGTGGACGACGTCATCAACGTCGCCGCGCACCGGATCTCGACGATGGAGATCGAGGGCGCGCTGACCGCGCACCCGGCGGTCGTGGAGGCTGCGGTCGTCGGCGTTCCCGACCCGACGAAGGGCACCGTGCCGGTCGCGTTCGTGACGCTGGCGAACGGCGTGGACGCCGATTCGGCGCGCGAGCAGCTGGCCACCCACGTGGTCGGGGAGATGGGCGGGTACGCGCGCCCGGCGACGATCTTCGTCACCCCGACCCTGCCCAAGACCCGCACCGGGAAGACCATGCGACGGCTCCTGCGGGACCTCGTCGTGCACGGAAAGCCGACCGGGGACACGTCCGCGATGGAGGATCCGGCAGCCTTGGACGTCGTGGCCGGGGTCGTCCGGGCCGCGCAGGACGGGTCGGCGAGCGGGAACGGAGCCTGA
- a CDS encoding acyl-CoA dehydrogenase family protein: MSWELSAEHVAFRATCRSFVDREVRPLVVEAETSRTFPRELMKRFGAAGLLGLTTPEELGGSGTDSLAVAILSEELARASGGLAVTALVSAYMAGPHLVRHGTAAQQQRWVRALCDGEAIAAIAVTEPQAGSDVAGMTSTARRTELSDGAAGWVLNGRKMFITNAALADVLIVGARTSSDRHGGVTLFLVKADAPGLSFGNPLTKMGWHSSDTREVILDDVPVAADAVLGTEGRGFQQIMEGFQLERVALAGMGLGHAAECLDLARNYVRDREAFGAPLIGLQTVRHRLATMEIELDAARLMTHQSAARLDAGHPDALKTVAQAKYLAAVAANRIVDDAVQLFGGAGFVEETPVAMHYRDARILRIGGGTDEIQLEILTKGLVP, from the coding sequence ATGAGCTGGGAACTGAGCGCCGAGCACGTGGCCTTCCGTGCGACCTGTCGGTCGTTCGTCGACCGGGAGGTCCGTCCGCTGGTCGTCGAGGCCGAGACGAGCAGGACGTTCCCGCGTGAACTGATGAAGCGCTTCGGCGCGGCCGGCCTCCTCGGCCTGACGACGCCGGAGGAGCTCGGTGGCTCGGGCACGGACTCGCTCGCGGTCGCGATCCTGTCCGAGGAGTTGGCCCGCGCCAGCGGTGGTCTGGCGGTCACCGCGCTCGTCAGCGCCTACATGGCCGGGCCGCACCTGGTCCGGCACGGCACCGCGGCGCAGCAGCAACGGTGGGTCCGCGCCCTCTGCGACGGCGAGGCGATCGCCGCGATCGCGGTCACCGAACCGCAGGCCGGCTCCGACGTCGCGGGCATGACGTCGACGGCGCGGCGAACCGAACTGTCGGACGGGGCAGCCGGCTGGGTCCTCAACGGCCGCAAGATGTTCATCACCAACGCGGCGCTCGCGGACGTGCTGATCGTCGGCGCGCGGACCAGCTCCGACCGGCACGGCGGCGTGACGCTGTTCCTGGTCAAGGCCGATGCTCCCGGGCTCTCGTTCGGCAACCCGCTGACGAAGATGGGCTGGCACTCCTCGGACACCCGTGAGGTGATCCTCGACGACGTGCCGGTCGCCGCCGACGCGGTGCTCGGCACCGAGGGCCGCGGGTTCCAGCAGATCATGGAGGGCTTCCAGCTCGAGCGGGTCGCGCTCGCCGGGATGGGTCTCGGACACGCGGCGGAGTGTCTCGATCTCGCGCGCAACTACGTCCGCGACCGCGAGGCGTTCGGCGCCCCGCTGATCGGGCTGCAGACCGTCCGCCACCGCCTCGCGACGATGGAGATCGAGCTCGACGCCGCGCGTCTGATGACCCATCAGTCCGCGGCCCGCCTCGACGCCGGGCACCCGGACGCGCTCAAGACCGTGGCTCAGGCGAAGTACCTGGCGGCCGTCGCGGCCAACCGGATCGTCGACGACGCCGTGCAACTCTTCGGCGGCGCCGGGTTCGTCGAGGAGACCCCGGTCGCGATGCACTACCGCGACGCGCGCATCCTGCGGATCGGCGGCGGCACCGACGAGATCCAGCTCGAGATCCTCACCAAGGGGCTCGTGCCTTGA
- a CDS encoding response regulator transcription factor, with protein sequence MRILLADDHVLVRRGVRLILDAEPDLAVVAEAGDGAEAVAAVKEHEIDLAVLDVAMPRMTGLQAARELHRRFPAMRILLLSMYDSEQYFFEALKVGASGYVLKSVADQDLISACRAAMRGEPFVYAGALSVLVRDVLDRNRRGEPLPGGALTPREDEVVKLIAEGHSNKEIAEALTISVKTVERHRANVLSKLGMRDRTELTRYAIRAGLIEP encoded by the coding sequence GTGCGGATCCTGCTCGCGGACGACCACGTCCTCGTCCGACGCGGTGTGCGGCTGATCCTCGACGCCGAGCCCGACCTCGCGGTCGTCGCCGAGGCGGGGGACGGGGCCGAAGCGGTCGCCGCGGTGAAGGAGCACGAGATCGACCTCGCCGTGCTCGACGTCGCCATGCCCCGGATGACCGGGCTCCAGGCCGCGCGCGAGCTGCACCGGCGCTTCCCGGCGATGCGGATCCTGCTGCTCTCGATGTACGACAGCGAGCAGTACTTCTTCGAGGCGCTCAAGGTCGGCGCCTCGGGCTACGTGCTCAAGTCCGTCGCGGACCAGGACCTGATCTCCGCCTGCCGCGCGGCGATGCGGGGTGAGCCGTTCGTCTACGCCGGGGCGCTCAGCGTCCTCGTCCGCGACGTGCTCGACCGGAACCGGCGCGGCGAGCCCCTCCCGGGCGGCGCGCTCACCCCGCGCGAGGACGAGGTCGTGAAGCTGATCGCCGAGGGCCACTCCAACAAGGAGATCGCCGAGGCGCTGACGATCAGCGTCAAGACCGTCGAGCGGCACCGGGCCAACGTTCTCTCCAAGCTCGGGATGCGTGACCGCACCGAGCTCACCCGCTACGCGATCCGGGCCGGGCTGATCGAACCCTGA